One Kryptolebias marmoratus isolate JLee-2015 linkage group LG21, ASM164957v2, whole genome shotgun sequence DNA segment encodes these proteins:
- the ackr4b gene encoding atypical chemokine receptor 4b → MDVFLESSEEDFTSNESYDYFFEHSVCDKEEVRFFGGIFLPIIYALALVVGLAGNALVVVVYVSRLRLRTLTDMCILNLAISDLLLLFTLPFWAADAVHGWNLGVPACKVTSFLYSTNFSCGMLLLACISVDRYRAVAKSSTGRSGKGQRAKRLWILVCVGLWTLASFLGLPELIFSTVKTSNHRMGCTSVYPQSMAQPAKASLELLEVILRFLLPFLVMVVCYCLVGRALSKAAGVQREQKWRALRVLLAVVAVFLLTQLPYNVVKLCRAMDIIYHLVTNCGVSKRLDRAVQVTESLALSHACINPVLYAFIGSSFRGHVLRTAKYLGQRLGRHSKRVNKEPAVEIALHAPSEVQSQSGSEDQDTTTFTI, encoded by the coding sequence ATGGACGTCTTCCTTGAGAGCTCTGAAGAGGATTTCACATCAAATGAAAGCTATGACTACTTCTTTGAGCACAGCGTCTGTGACAAAGAGGAAGTGCGATTTTTTGGTGGCATCTTCCTCCCGATCATCTACGCCCTGGCTCTGGTGGTGGGCCTGGCTGGGAACGCCCTGGTCGTGGTGGTCTACGTGTCACGGCTGAGACTTCGGACCCTGACGGATATGTGCATCCTCAACCTGGCGATATCGGACCTGCTGCTTCTCTTCACGCTGCCCTTCTGGGCTGCCGACGCCGTCCACGGCTGGAATCTGGGCGTGCCAGCCTGCAAGGTCACCTCCTTCCTCTACAGCACCAACTTCAGCTGCGGCATGCTGCTGCTGGCGTGCATCAGCGTGGACCGCTACCGAGCTGTAGCCAAAAGCTCAACTGGCAGAAGCGGGAAAGGCCAGCGGGCGAAGAGACTGTGGATCCTGGTTTGTGTCGGACTGTGGACTTTAGCCAGCTTCCTTGGCCTTCCTGAGCTCATCTTCTCCACAGTGAAGACCTCCAATCACAGGATGGGCTGCACCTCAGTCTACCCGCAAAGCATGGCACAGCCTGCGAAGGCTtccctggagctgctggaggtgaTCCTTCGATTTCTTCTGCCGTTCCTGGTCATGGTGGTGTGCTACTGCCTGGTAGGGCGGGCGCTGAGCAAGGCCGCCGGGGTGCAGAGAGAGCAGAAGTGGCGCGCCCTGCGGGTCCTCCTGGCCGTGGTGGCCGTGTTCCTGCTCACCCAGCTGCCCTACAACGTGGTGAAGCTGTGCCGAGCGATGGACATCATCTACCACCTGGTCACCAACTGCGGCGTCAGCAAGCGCCTGGACCGCGCCGTCCAGGTGACGGAGAGCCTGGCACTCAGCCACGCCTGCATCAACCCCGTCCTCTACGCCTTCATCGGGTCCTCCTTCCGAGGACACGTCCTCAGAACTGCTAAGTACCTCGGACAGCGACTCGGAAGACACTCGAAGCGAGTCAACAAGGAGCCCGCGGTGGAGATCGCACTCCACGCACCCAGTGAGGTCCAGTCCCAGTCTGGTTCCGAAGACCAGGACACCACCACCTTCACTATCTAA
- the acad11 gene encoding acyl-CoA dehydrogenase family member 11 — MEEVTTPVRPQHKFSVSNLQKYLSARSRVSNNDTLTVKQYVLGQSNPTFLVETPSDRYVLRKQPPGKLLPWSHKLDREYQVQKALFSAGFPVPQPLLFCSDVEVIGTEFYLMGHVQGRLFRDLQLPGLSPAERTAVYVAAVEVLAKLHSLDLASLQLEGFGKGPQYCKRQVSVWTRQYTAAAHRDIPAMNELSDWLMSNLPEKDEEVRLVHGDFRLDNLIFHPTEARVIAVLDWELSTTGNPLVDLAYFLMPQYVPASLHVTKTVGSLQGIDGIPAADDLLSIYCRCRGIPLASVPQLNFYLALSVFKMAAIAQGIHARYLQGNASAPNANEFGENVEPLAKIALHLAKRPLTGPTKDGLFLQTAKGQAVLRQVKDFIRQNVFPAQQEVEEYYIKHAQSPQKWITPQIIEDLKMKARRAGLWNLFLPAISGLTQVDYAYIAEETGRCLFTAEVFNCSAPDTGNMEILHMFGTEEQKKKWLEPLLRGEIRSCFCMTEPDVASSDAANMECSLRRDGDSYVINGKKWWSSGAGNSKCKVAIVMCRSSSEDVSRHEQHSMVIVPMDTPGLKLVRPITVFGQDDAAHGGHFEVHFENVRVPTSNIILGEGRGFEIAQQRLGPGRLHHCMRSVGSAEFALELLCQRAASRRTFGKKLYQHEVVAHWIAECRLMIEQTRLLTLHAAHALDTLGSRAARKQIAMIKVAAARMVCTVVDYAIQVHGGAGVSGDFPLAQMYSYARTLRIADGPDEVHLSSVAALELKDQLRRVQAKL, encoded by the exons ATGGAAGAGGTGACAACTCCTGTGCGACCACAGCACAAATTCAGTGTTAGTAATCTTCAAAAGTACCTGTCTGCCAGGTCGCGGGTGTCAAATAACGACACGCTAACTGTCAAGCAGTACGT TCTTGGTCAGTCGAACCCAACCTTTCTCGTTGAGACCCCCTCGGACAGGTATGTTCTCAGGAAGCAACCTCCGGGTAAGCTGCTGCCTTGGTCTCACAAG TTGGACAGGGAGTATCAGGTGCAGAAGGCCCTTTTCTCCGCTGGTTTCCCCGTCCCTCAGCCCCTCTTGTTCTGCTCCGATGTTGAAGTTATCGGAACAGAGTTCTACTTGATGGGTCACGTGCAG GGTCGTTTATTCAGAGATCTCCAGCTCCCTGGCCTGAGCCCAGCAGAGAGAACTGCTGTGTATGTGGCTGCGGTGGAAGTGTTGGCGAAGCTGCATTCTCTGGACTTGGCATCACTGCAGCTCGAAGGCTTTGGAAAAGGGCCTCAGTACTGCAAGAGACAA GTGTCTGTCTGGACGAGGCAGTACACGGCAGCAGCCCACCGAGACATCCCTGCCATGAACGAGCTGTCCGATTGGCTGATGAGCAATTTGCCTGAGAAAGACGAAGAGGTCAGGCTTGTCCATGGAGATTTCCGGCTGGATAACTTGATATTCCACCCAACAGAG GCCCGAGTGATAGCAGTGCTTGACTGGGAGCTGTCCACCACGGGGAACCCGCTGGTAGATCTCGCCTACTTCCTCATGCCTCAATACGTGCCCGCGAGTCTCCACGTCACCAAAACAGTTGGCAGCTTGCAGGGAATAGACG GTATCCCAGCTGCCGACGATCTCCTCTCCATTTACTGCAGATGTCGGGGAATCCCGCTTGCTTCTGTGCCACAGCTGAATTTCTACTTGGCTCTGTCCGtctttaaaatggctgcaattgCTCAG GGGATCCACGCTCGTTACCTGCAGGGAAATGCCAGCGCGCCCAACGCCAATGAGTTCGGCGAGAACGTGGAGCCTCTGGCTAAAATAGCCTTGCATCTCGCAAAAAG GCCCCTCACCGGTCCAACAAAAGACGGTCTGTTCCTTCAGACAGCTAAAGGCCAGGCTGTTCTCCGGCAGGTCAAAGACTTCATCCGACAGAACGTGTTTCCTGCTCAGCAG gAAGTTGAAGAGTACTACATTAAACACGCTCAGTCTCCGCAGAAGTGGATCACGCCCCAAATCATAGAGGACCTAAAG ATGAAAGCCAGGCGGGCGGGCCTGTGGAACCTGTTCCTGCCTGCGATCAGTGGACTCACTCAGGTGGATTACGCCTACATCGCAGAAGAAACCGGACGCTGCCTGTTTACTGCGGAAGTCTTCAACTGCAGTGCTCCAG acacagGGAACATGGAGATTCTCCACATGTTTGGCACAgaggaacagaagaagaagtggCTGGAGCCTCTGCTGAGAGGAGAAATCCGTTCCTGCTTCTGCATGACGG AGCCTGATGTTGCCTCCAGTGACGCAGCCAACATGGAGTGCAGCCTTCGCAGGGATGGGGACAGCTACGTCATAAATGGCAAAAAGTGGTGGAGCAGCG gTGCCGGCAATTCCAAATGCAAGGTGGCCATTGTGATGTGCAGGAGCAGCTCTGAGGATGTCAGCAG ACACGAGCAGCACAGCATGGTCATTGTGCCCATGGACACTCCGGGCCTGAAGCTCGTCCGTCCGATCACCGTGTTCGGGCAGGACG ATGCCGCCCATGGTGGCCACTTTGAGGTGCACTTTGAAAACGTGCGTGTCCCGACGTCCAACATTATCCTGG GAGAAGGCAGGGGCTTCGAGATCGCTCAGCAGCGCCTGGGGCCCGGCCGGTTGCACCACTGTATGAGAAGTGTTGGCTCGGCCGAATTCGCGCTGGAACTGCTGTGCCAGCGAGCCGCTTCCAGGCGGACGTTCGGAAAAAAGCTCTACCAGCAC GAAGTCGTTGCTCACTGGATAGCAGAGTGCCGGCTGATGATAGAGCAAACCCGCTTGCTGACTCTCCATGCTGCTCATGCTCTGGATACGCTGGGCAGCCGCGCCGCTCGCAAGCAG ATCGCCATGATCAAGGTGGCAGCAGCCAGGATGGTGTGTACGGTGGTGGACTACGCCATCCAAGTACACGGAGGTGCAGGGGTGTCCGGAGACTTCCCTCTAGCTCAGAT GTACTCGTATGCACGGACTTTACGCATCGCTGACGGACCGGATGAAGTGCACCTTTCCTCCGTCGCAGCTCTAGAACTGAAGGACCAGCTGAGGAGGGTGCAGGCTAAGCTGTGA